Proteins encoded in a region of the Zunongwangia endophytica genome:
- a CDS encoding TonB-dependent receptor: MNFNYFALFYFTFFIAHVSFAQQEISGIVTDKKQRPVAGANIYLKGTYDGAISDENGIFSFTSEKKGIQTLIISFLSFKTKEISGEINNFNNLEIQLSEQFDVLEAVMINAGNFEAGSTSEASVLKPLDIVTTAGSVGNIIAALETLPGTQSVGESGRLFVRGGDATETQTFVDGLRVAQPYNASVQNIPSRGRFSPYLFKGMSFSTGGYSAEYGNALSSILVMDTQDKAEEDNTELSFMSLGLGIGKTKNWEKSSITLNASYTNLGPYQSLINQNITFDKPFQSIAGEVVYRNQMKNGLLKVYTAYDYTSFKVNQPIDGIRRTVDLNNNNFYLNSSYDHALGNKWHLFSGISYGNSQNDIDLDTEAVDDTENSFHLKTKVSKRFTDKIKLNFGAEYFNTDFDQSYQSEEGNFNPNYTSGLFSIFSEADIYFTQDLAAKVGLRATQDALLDDVYVSPRISLAYKLDKNQQISTAFGNFKQQASQEYLKFNQNLFQQKATHYILNYQYSKASKTLRAEAYFKEYRDLLTHTGNEITYDSNFGNSGSGYAKGIDIFWRDGHYRNLDYWVSYSFIDSERKYQNYPEKVIPNFVANHNLSIVSKYWIESLRSQAGFTYNFNSGRPFNDPNTSSFMAGKTKSYHSLNFNWAYLVSKQQILYVSISNVLGTENVFGYEYSNTPNASGRYSATAVRPTADRFFFVGFFWTISDNKNRNQLDQL; the protein is encoded by the coding sequence ATGAACTTCAACTACTTCGCTTTATTTTACTTCACTTTTTTTATTGCGCATGTATCTTTTGCGCAGCAGGAAATCTCGGGTATCGTAACCGATAAAAAACAACGACCTGTTGCTGGTGCGAATATATATCTGAAAGGAACTTACGACGGAGCAATTTCAGATGAAAATGGTATATTTTCTTTTACTTCAGAAAAAAAAGGAATTCAAACGCTTATCATCTCATTTCTTTCCTTTAAAACGAAAGAAATATCTGGAGAAATTAATAATTTCAATAATTTAGAAATTCAACTTTCTGAACAATTTGATGTTTTAGAAGCGGTAATGATCAACGCTGGTAATTTTGAAGCAGGAAGCACTTCAGAAGCTTCCGTGTTAAAACCTTTGGATATCGTTACTACTGCCGGGAGTGTAGGGAATATCATCGCTGCGCTAGAAACACTCCCCGGTACACAAAGTGTAGGTGAAAGTGGACGATTATTTGTGCGTGGTGGCGATGCTACAGAAACCCAAACCTTTGTCGATGGCCTTCGGGTGGCGCAACCTTATAATGCATCAGTTCAAAATATACCTTCCAGAGGACGATTTTCGCCTTATTTATTTAAAGGAATGTCATTTTCTACCGGTGGCTACAGTGCCGAATATGGTAATGCCCTTTCCAGTATTTTAGTAATGGATACTCAGGATAAAGCCGAAGAAGATAATACCGAGCTTAGTTTTATGAGTTTAGGTTTGGGAATTGGAAAAACCAAGAATTGGGAGAAAAGCTCGATTACTTTAAATGCTAGTTATACCAATTTAGGGCCTTATCAATCACTAATCAATCAAAATATAACTTTTGATAAACCATTTCAGTCTATTGCAGGAGAAGTAGTTTATAGAAATCAAATGAAAAATGGCTTATTAAAGGTTTACACCGCTTACGATTATACTTCTTTTAAAGTAAACCAGCCAATAGACGGAATACGCCGAACTGTCGATTTAAATAATAATAATTTTTATCTGAATTCTTCTTACGATCACGCTCTGGGAAACAAATGGCATTTATTTAGCGGAATAAGTTACGGAAATAGCCAAAACGATATTGATTTGGATACAGAAGCTGTTGATGATACTGAAAATAGCTTCCATTTAAAGACCAAAGTGAGCAAAAGGTTTACTGATAAGATAAAACTGAATTTTGGAGCTGAATATTTTAATACCGATTTTGACCAATCTTACCAATCGGAAGAAGGGAATTTTAATCCAAATTATACTTCAGGATTATTTTCAATATTTTCTGAAGCGGACATTTACTTTACACAAGATCTTGCAGCAAAAGTTGGACTTAGAGCAACGCAAGATGCTTTGTTAGATGATGTTTATGTGAGTCCGCGTATATCGCTAGCTTATAAATTAGATAAAAATCAACAAATTTCAACTGCTTTTGGAAATTTTAAACAGCAGGCTTCGCAAGAATACTTAAAATTCAATCAGAATTTATTTCAGCAAAAAGCAACGCATTATATTCTGAATTATCAATATTCTAAAGCTTCAAAAACCTTGAGAGCAGAAGCTTATTTTAAAGAATATCGAGATCTACTTACGCATACCGGTAACGAAATAACCTACGATTCTAATTTCGGAAATTCAGGTTCGGGATATGCTAAAGGAATTGATATTTTTTGGAGAGATGGGCACTACAGAAATTTAGATTATTGGGTTTCGTACTCCTTTATAGATTCAGAAAGAAAATATCAAAATTATCCGGAGAAAGTTATTCCTAATTTTGTCGCCAATCATAACCTGTCGATAGTCAGTAAATACTGGATCGAGTCTTTAAGAAGTCAGGCAGGATTTACTTATAATTTTAATTCAGGTAGGCCATTTAACGATCCAAATACTTCTAGTTTTATGGCTGGCAAAACCAAATCTTATCATAGCTTAAATTTCAATTGGGCGTATTTAGTTAGCAAACAGCAAATTTTATATGTTTCCATTTCTAATGTTTTAGGAACCGAAAATGTTTTTGGATACGAGTATTCAAATACTCCAAATGCTTCAGGTAGATACTCCGCTACAGCTGTTAGACCCACGGCAGATCGGTTTTTCTTTGTTGGTTTCTTTTGGACAATTAGTGATAATAAAAACCGAAATCAGCTAGATCAACTTTAA
- a CDS encoding 2TM domain-containing protein yields the protein MNNSEEKYLEARKKVKKMKEFYSHLTVFIVVNLFLFGINWYTINLQYPWFLWVLFGWGIGLVFDYLKAFDKNPIFNKDWEQRKINEYMNKEQDQQRWE from the coding sequence ATGAATAATTCAGAAGAAAAATACCTAGAGGCACGTAAGAAGGTAAAAAAAATGAAAGAGTTTTATTCGCACTTAACGGTGTTTATAGTAGTAAATCTCTTTTTATTCGGAATAAATTGGTACACAATCAATCTACAATATCCTTGGTTTTTATGGGTTTTATTTGGCTGGGGAATAGGTTTGGTATTCGATTATTTAAAAGCCTTTGATAAAAATCCAATTTTCAATAAAGATTGGGAACAACGAAAGATAAACGAATACATGAACAAAGAGCAAGATCAACAACGCTGGGAATAA
- a CDS encoding 2TM domain-containing protein has product MQSLLKIFRISIVVCILVFVINFIFNDFDIEFFRDIKNWGVMVFYSISITIVNVLYADLFEKYVGWENAGTRRIFYSALGAIIVTLVAYFLCRLTHLVWLVPTKTIAEFVSEEKLRYYLFPLLFSTAITLFFHLIYLFKSRQEEKMNEQKIIAGTATSRFDALKNQLDPHFLFNSLNVLSSLIDEDPDKAQKFTGSLSKVYRYVLEQKSKELVTIEEELKFAIVYMNLLKMRFEDSIIYNPPTEISNLEAKVVPLSLQLLLENTVKHNKITPESPLVITIYETDKVLVVKNNLQPKEILRSGGSGVGLLNIKERYNLLTERTMEIIKTESEFMVRLPLLTKKTKHAQLFKTEKMKDLELANKNYLYAKEQVKKEKDFYGNLTSYCIIIPALGVFNYLTIDFLWVIFPAMGWGLGLLFHGLSAFNYSPFLGRDWEERKIKEIMNKKG; this is encoded by the coding sequence ATGCAAAGTTTACTTAAAATTTTCAGGATCAGTATTGTTGTATGTATTCTGGTTTTCGTTATTAACTTCATATTTAATGATTTTGATATAGAATTTTTTAGAGATATAAAAAACTGGGGAGTGATGGTTTTTTATAGTATATCGATCACTATCGTTAATGTTTTGTATGCCGATCTTTTTGAAAAATATGTTGGTTGGGAAAATGCAGGAACAAGACGAATATTTTATTCGGCCTTAGGTGCAATTATAGTTACACTTGTTGCTTATTTTTTGTGCAGGTTAACACATCTAGTGTGGCTTGTTCCCACAAAGACAATAGCAGAGTTTGTTAGCGAAGAAAAATTAAGATATTATTTATTTCCGCTTTTGTTTAGTACCGCGATAACCCTGTTTTTTCATTTGATTTATCTTTTTAAGTCGCGACAGGAAGAAAAAATGAACGAGCAAAAAATTATAGCGGGTACAGCAACCTCAAGATTCGATGCGCTTAAAAACCAACTAGATCCTCATTTCTTATTCAACAGTTTAAATGTGCTAAGTTCTTTAATTGATGAAGATCCTGATAAAGCACAAAAATTTACCGGTTCATTATCAAAAGTGTACCGCTATGTTCTAGAGCAAAAAAGTAAAGAGCTAGTTACAATAGAAGAAGAGTTGAAATTCGCAATTGTGTATATGAATCTATTGAAGATGAGATTTGAAGATTCTATCATTTATAATCCTCCTACAGAAATTTCGAATCTAGAAGCTAAGGTGGTTCCGTTATCGCTTCAGCTATTATTGGAAAATACCGTAAAGCATAATAAAATCACACCAGAATCTCCACTGGTAATTACTATTTACGAGACCGATAAAGTTTTGGTGGTAAAAAATAATCTTCAACCTAAAGAAATTCTAAGAAGTGGCGGGAGCGGTGTAGGGCTTCTAAATATTAAAGAGCGTTATAATTTGCTTACTGAAAGAACGATGGAGATTATTAAAACTGAAAGCGAGTTTATGGTACGTCTTCCGTTATTGACGAAAAAAACTAAGCACGCACAATTATTTAAAACTGAAAAAATGAAAGATTTGGAACTAGCGAATAAAAATTATTTATACGCAAAGGAGCAGGTTAAAAAAGAAAAAGATTTTTATGGAAATTTAACCTCCTATTGTATTATTATTCCTGCTTTAGGAGTTTTTAATTACCTAACCATAGATTTTTTATGGGTAATCTTCCCAGCTATGGGATGGGGACTTGGACTTCTGTTTCATGGTCTTTCCGCCTTCAATTATAGTCCATTTTTAGGAAGAGATTGGGAAGAACGTAAGATTAAAGAAATAATGAATAAAAAGGGCTAA
- a CDS encoding 2TM domain-containing protein encodes MNNSEEKYFAAREKMENLKQFYAHLIIFVFVNLVFLSFNYYKNYIEFPWVLWGTFGWGIGLGFDYLKAFDKNLFLARDWEKRKIKEIMNQKD; translated from the coding sequence ATGAATAATTCAGAAGAAAAATATTTTGCGGCACGAGAAAAAATGGAAAATTTAAAACAGTTCTATGCCCATTTAATAATCTTCGTTTTCGTTAACCTTGTTTTTTTGAGTTTTAATTATTACAAAAACTATATCGAATTTCCTTGGGTTTTATGGGGAACATTTGGCTGGGGAATAGGTTTAGGTTTTGACTACTTAAAAGCATTTGATAAAAATCTGTTTTTAGCAAGAGATTGGGAAAAGCGTAAGATCAAAGAAATAATGAATCAAAAGGACTAA